The Argentina anserina chromosome 5, drPotAnse1.1, whole genome shotgun sequence genome includes the window cgttggaatatatatatattattatttttatattttatttttttaattattttatctaggATTAAAATAACTGTATAactattaataacttattttctaaaccatgattatctttgattatagcaatattaaagcttcatttcaaaattcaaacaaaaaaatgtcCAGCATAATGTGAAAGTGTTGGGCACGTACAAGTTAAAGACACATTactagatgaaattgataaaaaaaaattcgtcttctctctatctctctctttcatctggattttttttcatatctctcTCCAACTCTCCGTCTTTTCTCTCATCTAGATTTTCTTGATATCTCTCCCGCTTCTTTCTGACACATATTAGATCGATtgatgttattcatctttaaccgcttaaaaaaattgaaggaaAAGGAGAGACGACAAGAAGAGACTCAAGATATtaattgatgaaatagaggtaGGGAAGGATGACGCTTCCAATTTAGAAgtcaacgcttccgccgcgcttccaattcGGAAGTCAACGtttccgccgcgcttccaattcggaagccaacgcttctgCCGCGCTCCTAAACCCACATTTTCCGGAATCGCGCTTTCATCGCGCTTCCCCGCGCTTCCGAGCGCTTCCACTTCTAAAGTGAGAATCGGTCGTCCAACcaagcttccgtgctatgtAGATCCCGAGGCAATGGAAAAAGGGTACATTTCGTAATACTCTTTCAGAAGTTGCAGAAAAAGGGTACATTTAGTTATTAAAGAAGGAATCCAGAAAAAAGGGTACATTTAGTAATACATTTTGAGAAGTAAGGGTACATTTAGACAAATATCAGACAAATGTAAAGGGTATATTTAGTAATACTTTTTGAGAAGTAAGGGAATTTTTGAGAAGTAACTGGTGGGACCcacaaatatgaaaaaagGAGACTTTTGCTGTTCAATGCAGAAAAAGGGTACATTTAGTTATTAAAGAAGGAAtccagaaaaaagaaaaaagggtaCATTTAGTAAGACATTCGGGAACTTTTGCTTTTTTCATATAGGATTATAGGCCCGTAAAACACAGTTTTTCCAACACACCTCAAAGGCTCAAACCCTTTCGAAATTTCACCTCCCGTTCCCCTTATAAAAGCAATGTCAGCATTAGCTCGTTCCTTCATATTCACTTGCTCCTTCCCTTTCTATTTATTCCCTCCCCAGCCACGAAACAGCTAGGCAGCAAAATGATGTTCACTGCAGGTATCAGAAAAATTATTCAGAAAATTGGTATCATTACTCCCTCCGAGGATCCTGGTCTTGACACAGAAGCAGCGCCTGAGCAAGCACCACCACAGTACCGCAACCTTGATTGGGCGACCAAGATCATTTGTGACTTTGCCTCTGCAGCAGCAATTGGCATAGCTCTCGTTTCCGTGCAACTCGACTCTCAGCTCCCTGTGGTTTTCTACTTTCTTGAGCTTGCTATCTTGCTTTCCCTCACTTGTTTCTTTACCAGCAACGCAGTTCATACCAACTGTCCACTAGTTGCTCAGGTGCTCGAGCGACTCGGCATCTTTTTTGGAGTCACTGCATTCTTCATATGCATATCAGTATCGTTTCCAGCGGTGTGGTTCAAATGCATTACATTTTTCATCTACACCATCTCTTGGGTTGCGATCTTCTTTTGTAACTCATATGCTTAGAAGGAACATGACCAAGTGTGTATAATTATGGTTAATTAGTCGTTAATTTCGTTTTTTCCCCTAAATAAAGTTAGCATTAATGCTGTTTAGTAAGTTAGTATCATGTATCCTACAGTTGTCACCTGTCTGTGTTACAGTAGCTGTTTCTTGCTATAAACCGACAgaccatttttattttgatacaaatagaAATTAATATTCATATATGGCTGTACAACAATTGAGAGGGGAATGAAAGCCCCTGTCCAATGGCCGAGTCCGGGACGGGCTCAATTCCCACATTATCAGGAGACACATTCTCTATCAGTTTAAGTGTTTAATTATCTGTATAGactaaagaagaaagaaacccCATTACAGGGAACCAAGGTAATCCCTGATCAAATTGAAGATGGGGTTAGCATTTGAAGCTCCCTCTAGTCTCTGAAACATGATTCCGTCCATCCGAGCTTGAACTCCATCAGAAAATGTCAAGTTTTGCAGCAGAGTCCTCAGTGTCTGATCAACCCCAACCAGAGTACTCCCTACGCCACTTAAAAGTTCTGGCAGTGAAGGGGAGGGTCTTGCAAGCTCCACTAGTGTAACCTGGAATAAACCAATCAAACAACGTTTTACAGAAGATACTGATGAGCATATGTGAAAAACACATGAAGATCATGATACAAGAAATAATGTTACAACTTGGTGCTTTAGCTTATTATTATCTCTAGTAGACGCCTAGTCATTGAATTAAGATTTTGGTCACCAACCTCTGTGTCTTGTGGTATATTTGCTTTGAGCTTTGCTATTGCAACAGCCCGTGAAAGTCCACCAATAGCATCAACTAAACCCCTGGAAGCTGCATCTTTACCAGCCCAAACTCTCCCTTGTGCAACTTCTTCCATTTTATCTACCTGGCAACGAAATAAAAAAGGCACTTAAGTTCCAGGTAAACCAGAGTGAAAAACAAGAAACTAAAACTGAAATGAAAATTCAATCGGAAACATACAGTCATCGATCTGGAAGAAGCTGCCTTGTCCCGAAATTGCTTATACGAATTCCGTGCAGACTTGGCAAAGAGTTCAGCTTCCTCTGGTCTGaataaagaagagaaaaaaaatcaataaattaataatttgtcTCCTTCCAGATTATGAAAGAGTATGCGACGAGAAAGTGAACCTGAAGGGTCGTTGTTCAGCTGCAAGAACCTCTGCAAATTTTCCCCTTGAAATGATTTCTTTGTTGAAGCCAATCTTCTCATACAGTTTTCCCAGGTTAAACTTCCCTAAACACGGAAAACTATATGACTACTACCACTTATAAAATTTAAAGGTCACATCTGAATACTAATGGAAGGGAATGAAGGCTTTCAAGGGCAAACAGATAAAAAATCACGAGGATtacaaataagtgaaataactATTTAGCATTTAGGTACTATCCAAATAACTTCCTCTTCAGTATCCTACTCGAACTTCGTTTTTCCCCCAAGCcaattttataaaatattttcatgTTACCTGTGACAACTCCAATAGAACCAGTTAGAGTTAGATTTTCTGCAACAATGGCATCTGCTGCCATTGCCATATAGTATCCTCCACTTGCTGCCACATCAGACATTGATGCAACGACTGGTTTTGATGCAGCCAAAAGTTTTATTTCCCTCCACATCCTGCAGATGATCAAATTATTTACACATCAAGGTAACAGGTCATGCAGACACAGTCAAATGGACAATTCTTATGACAAACAGTATTTGATAACATAATCAGAGAGTTATATAGTGTAGGATCACATGTGTTGTGCTAATATATACTAGCACTTACAAATCAGAAGCAAGGGCATCACCTCCAGGGCTGTCAATTCGGATAATAGCAGCCTTGTATCTTTTTGATTCTGGAGATGGACAGAAGAATATCATTAGACGAAAGCTTACTGGCACAGAACATGATGCAAAGTTGTTGATTTTAAACAAGAGATATTACATGATTCCTTGTGTAAGTGAAAAGAGGTACCAGATTAACCTATGAACATAAATTAGAAAGACCTACCTCTTATAGTACGGATCTTCTCAATAAACTGTTCTCCAACAATGGATGATCCAGGTAGACTGAAAGAACCTCGTACACGACTAATACTGCCTGAGGCTCTTATTATGGCTATTTTGTCTTTACCGCCTGATAATCCAAGAGTCCATTTCCGAACTTTAGAATATTTCCTGTTGCAATCAAGAAGAAGGAATTTTGGATATGTAATGAATGGTGTTATTTATCAAACAGACTAcaatatttcattattctGGAAAAAACGACATTTGTCATATGCATCACCAAAAACCAGAAGTAACATACTGATGACTACCTGTAATCAACCATAGGAagctttttctctttttctactCCGAGTCTTTCCTTCAACATTGAAGTAACCTGAAAGGAATGCATATTACTTGATGCTTCCTGACTATTAAAGAAACAAGCTTTCAAGAACAACCAATCCCCAGATGATTTTTATATCAAAGTTAAACTGCTAAACAATCTTAACAGatccaaaattgaaaaatccATAAGAACcgtagcattttttttttgcgtaCCATAAAAAAATGTCAGACAGGTAATTACTCTGTCATTGAAGTACAACATACTCTGACAAACTTGAGGAGGATGGAGGGAAACTGTACTTTAGACACTCTCTCAACTCTCTGTAATTAATACTTTCTACAATATCTGGATATCAAACACATAAAGATAGCCTTCCAACTCCACTTCTCTAGAATGTTTGATCTACAGATTAGAGATCGATTCTTTCACAACATGCATTAAAACAACACCTTACCTCATCATCATACTGTATGTTTGTGATCCAGCCCTCTTCTTTCAACTTATCCACTTGATACACCCCTTCATTAATAAACTTCTCAATGTCTTCTCTCCCTTTTCCTGCAGAAAAATGTAGCAAGTCAAGAGGCTATCTAAAGATCACAACTTTAGCCAAATACCAAATCTCAAAAGCACCTCTTGTAGAAGAAATGATGTCCAGCCAGTTCCCATATATGTTATCGAGCAATGCTGTCAGCATCTCACAGTTTTCTTCAGACATTGACGTGCGTGCAAGCTGGTCACCAGCACTTTTGTATTTTCCAATCCTCTCCACTTGCGGCTCAACTCCAATTTTCTCCAGAACACCTGAAATACAGAATTTCACGCAAACGCCTCTCAGTAAATTATAACAGCCATAAGTAtcccaaaaagaagaagaactgTAACATACATATTTCGAAGTCAATACATAAAGGGTGAGAAGAATACCAGAGAAACTGACCTTTTACGAATGAGGCCTGAACACTGAgaccaaacaaagaaaaataagcACTGGGAGGGGCATAAATCTCTTGACAAGCAGACGCAAGGTAATATTCTTTTTCGCTACAAGCAGGTGCATATGCCACTACAAACTTACCTGTAAACAATCCACATAAGCTCAAGTGCACATTGAAATATAGAGCACATAATTTGcaattcaaaaacaaattacTCAGTACCTGATTTCCGGAAGTCCAAAATATGCCTCCGAATTTCTTCGACTTTACCCCAACCACAGTTCAAGCTCTCAATTTGGAGATACACACCAGCAATTCTCGGATCATGCGCAGCTTTCACAAAGTTCTCACAGATTTGAGGCAGTGATAATCCACTAGAGAATCGACTCTTTAACTGATCAGTTATCTGAAAACTCCAAAAAACACCACAgctatttcaaattcaataccaAACAATGCAGAAATGTACATatacaaaatgaaaaatcaGAATCAGAAACGAAACCTGGCCGCGCAATTTCATGGTCAAGACGCTTCCTTTCTTGACCCGCTCCCATGGATAAGCGAAGAGCATCCGGAGCTTGACGACGAAGCTCTTCCAGGCGCCGGCCTCCTGAAACTGAAACTCGCCGCTCGGATAGTCCTTGTCCGTCGAAATAGCTTTGGCATTCTCGGCCTCTATTGTAGCCTCGGGAGCTGAAACGGCGCCGTTTTCGTTTGATTCATCCGGCTTTGTGGCGGAGGAGGACGACGAGTCGTCGAAGGCGCGGAGGGagaggcggcggcggagggagagaggaggaggagagtgaGAGAAGAGATGGGGGCTGCGAGAGTGTAGAGGCTTGGAGAGAGAAGCTCCGACGACGGCGGTGAAGACTCGGGTGTGGATTGGGGTGAGCGCGTGGAAGAGAATCAGCTTCGACATTTTCTCAGATTCTCAGTTCACCGAGAAAATGGAAGTCAAGAATTTGCAGAGCGAAAGATTAATGAAGCAGATGGACAGGGTTTACTTTTATCCACGTCACCGTTTTAGACGCGTCCACGTGTCATATCCTCGCGCGCTTCTTTTACGAAATTGGAAATTTCATTAATTTATAGTATTTTCCGGATTTCGAGGATATTATTGGTCAACCGGCTATAAAATCACAGCCCGTAACTCGGTAAATTTATAGAGTGAACTCATTCATCTGAGTTTTTATTATGATTTACAGGAATAGAGataaaggaagaaagaaagaaatggGAGCTCTCTCAATTCTCTAAAAATGAATATCGTCCATCCGGGCTTGAACTCGGCCAGAAGATCTCAGGTCTTGCATTACTGTGTTCATCGTGTTATGGACTCCAAACAGAGCACTCTGTATGGCACCAAAACGTTCTACCAGTGATTTAAGTAATGGTGGTTTGATCTCCACAAGTGTAACCTGGAATAATTCCAATCCAAGGAAATCAACACATGAAATTATGAACTTGTGAAACTTATTATGCTTGGTATATGCCTAGGCCTAGCCAGTGACACTAAAACAAACCTCTGTGTCTTATGGTATATTTGCTTTGAGCTTGGCTATTGCAACAGCCCGAGAAAGTCCACCAATAGCAGCAACTAAACCCCTAGAAGCTGCATCTTTTTACCAGTCCAAACTCTTCCTTGTGCAACTTCCTCCATTTTCATCAACCTGGACACGTACATATATAGTTGCAGAATGGCAAAGAACGTGACTAAAACCCGATTGACGCTATATCAAATATCAATCGACTAACATACTGTCATTGATCTGGACGAAGCTGCCTTGTGCCGAAATCGCTTATGCACATCCTGTACAATCTTAGTAAAGAGTTCATCTTCATGTGGCCTGGGTTagggggaagaagaagagattgaTAATTTTGGATATTCCCAGGAATAGTATGAACTAGAAGAGAAAACAAACACGGGTATCAATTGCAGGCAGAATAAGCATGCAGTGTACCTGAAGGGCCTATGTGAAGCTCTTAAAATCTCTGCGAATTTTCCCCttgatatgatttccttgttaaGACCAATTTTCTCATACAGTTTTCACAGGTTATGCTTCGCTACAAACAGAAAATTATATGACAAGTTGATCATTACATTTTACTGAATAGAATGGTCTAATCTGAATACCAACGAAGCTAATGATCAGAAGACTTCCAATGTATTACAAATTAACTACAAAGATCAGACGAGTATTAAAAATAGTACATTTAAAGGTTTTAATGTAATGTGCCTTTACCCAGGTGGATATAGAATCATAGATCACTCTGATATCCCCcttctttttttctaattCTTTTATCAGGTTTTAACTCAAATACTTCAACGAATTTCGTGAGTCGaactcacaagtcacaacaaTCCGCTAACTCTATGGAACTAGATCAAATGGTAATGAGCCTAATATCCCTATTTTAATACACCTTACTCCTACAGTCCTACCAAGTACATTATTACACTATACATATGAATTCAAATTCACCTGCAACAACTCCAATGGAATCTGTTAAGGTTAGATTTTCTGCAACAATGGCATGTGCTGCCATTGCCATATAATATCCTCCGCTGCTGCCACATCAGACATCGATGCAATGACTGGTTTAAGTGCAGCCAAAAGTTTGATTTCCATCAATATTCTACAAGCCATTCATGTCGTTAACAGATCAGGGTAATCAGTTAAATGGATGCATACATAGAGAAAGCAATACAATATTTTCTTACGTGCAACAATGTTTGACATCGAGTAAGGCGCTACGTATCCTAATATTTCTCATATATGGATTATTTTTACCACTCTGAGGACTCATTCTATCACTTTCCGTTATACTCCTTTAGCTTCAGTTCATCTTTAGAGTTTTCCAGTACCAGTTTCTCTGTGTAAGCAGCTTTCTTTGCATTACCAAGTTCTTCTTTCTCCTTAAGAGCAAGCAAAACAAACAATCCCATTATTACAACACCAAGATGAACAACTGCACTCCTCAGCTTCTCAAACCAcaacttcaaaatatgaacatgTAGATAATCCCTTGTTATCCTTCCGACAACATCACTATCATGGCCAGTCACCTTGAGTTGAGCACAAATAGCATGCAAAACAACTTCCATCATAGCACTGGCATCATCTCTCTTTTCCTTCacttgtatgaaatcagaactTTCTCTGGCAACCTCTGTACCTTGAATACCCGAAGCAATACCAATGTTGACTTGTCAGTGCCCCATCATCAGAGAGAACGTACTTTGTAGGACAAAGAGTATTGCCATCGATATAACTGAAGAGATCTTGTCCCTCTTAACAGAGTCTGAAATCGGTATCTCCAAGGAATGAAATTATTATCATCCAATCTGCTCGTCATCATACTGAGCAACATATAAATTTGATATGAAGTTTGACTAGTCGCCATATATGTCTTTCCAAAAATATGCAACCAACAAAGCATGTCCAATATTCTAACGCCAAAAAGATCCACTGGAACTCCAAGTTCACTAATCACCAACCAACTTTTAGATTAATCTAAGAAACCATTCAACTATTGCAAAATGACATGGCACTGAATTTGTCACTTGTACATCAACGTTTCAAATGAAACTTCCAAATGCAGAATCACCTCTTGAACACCAAAACTAATAAGAACCAATACTTCACTCCACAACCAATGCAAATGAGTTTTCTCTGCAGTTAGGTTAGGGTTCCAGCTACAAAAGAAGCTTCGATGATGAAGAAAGCAATAGTGGAAGCATACAAACACTTAATCGAGTACATAAATGCCTCAGAATCAAGAGAACCATGATAACACGGCTGCCATGATCTCTGCAACTAAACAAGCTTGGAGAAGAAGACAATTCTAGACAGAATTGTGAAGAAAATAGATGTAgttttatttgagttgatgagTGTTAAAACCAAATATTACAGCATAAACCCTTATTTATACAGAGTAACAAAGGTCACTGGAATAAACTCGTATCATTTTTCAATATGTACTTGGCCAAGAAACGTTGTGTGAATATGAATGTGCGGAGGGGTTCCAATGTAAATTGAAGAGCCCCTGTCGTTGAGTTTCCTAACGAGCTTATACCCACACGCAGAATCACATGTATATTATTGCAAAAGAAGCAGAATGAAAAGCCAAAGTCCAATAGCTGATTGAATGTAGCAAGCAGTACAAGCTACACccacaaaataaaattggaAAGCTGAATTAATTATTCGGCAGGAAGAAACTAGCTAGCAGACTAAAAcaacaacagcagcagcagcagcagcgaGGGTTCATACTTCTAGCTAGGTTGGCATTGCGAGGCGGCACAAGGGACAGTTGTGATGGGTGTGCAGCCAGAGCACAATACAATCAGCATGAAAATAGTGGGAGCAGGGCAACCTAGTAACAAGAGCCGCCGGCTGATCATACTCCTCCAAACAGATTGCACATGTTTCGTCTCCCACGACTTGAAGCATCAATCTTTCCAAGTCTTCAATTGAATCACTGGTAGCAGGAACAAAATTGATACTAGAGGGAGGGGGAGAGGGAGGAGGTGCCTCCCAAGTACGCACAGTGATCTCCCAAATCTGCCAATAAATCGGCAGATCGGGATTGACAGCCTTGTCAATAACCCGGAACAATCTCCGCATTGCCTTGCGGTGTACTTTTTCCGGGATGTCAATCCATTTCTCTCCCTCGGCAATAAGGTATGCGAAAAACCTTTTACATTTTAAGCGGTAGGGGGATCCCTTCTCCTTGATAGCTTccaatttaaagaaaatcctATTAAATTTATATCCCTGGATTGAATCCCGTCGAGATGGGCCGTCAGGGCCACGGCGATCGTAGCTTGCACTTTGATATCCCATTTTGACTACCATACGATCAGGCCTTTTATCCACTCCAAATGCTGGTACGCTTTCTTGCTCTACGTGCACATCTGTAAATCTGTGGATATGAATGGGTACTGTCTCCATGAACGAACGACCGATCGAGTTCCAGATCTGGAGCTTTttccccttcttcttctttgacaggacaagaacaaaacaagCGGGCGGAACACCCACtggttttatatatgcataCGGAACCATAAAAGGCAAACAATTGTTTTGGAAGTAGGAAGCAATATCCTAATACAACACGGATTTAGTTAATGGAAAGGAAACGGAAATTTTCATTTCAGGAAAGACCAAATCTTTCATGGAAAGCAATGTCCTACTAATGACAAAAGGGAAAATTTTAGAAACATGTTAATGGTGAAATTATTCTAGGCTACGCCACCCAGCTCCGTTTTGACTCACTCACTCACAGCTATGGTGGCTGCCGCCGATCTTTCCAGTTAGGGTTTTTCTAcgttctctcttctctcacaGAACCATAGCCTCTCTCTCCGTCGCTGCCTCCAATTTCACCACCTCCTTCATCGGCAAGAAACTGtgagcctctctctctctctctctctctctctgtgatTCAGTAAATTGATATCCATTCTGTATGTTTGTTCTTGTAGTAATTTTCGTGAAATTTCGAAGCTGCAAAACTTTAGCTCCTTCCGGCCAATCCCTAGATGTGCAGCTACATCATATGGAGGTACTCTTTTAATTTTGCATTGCTTTGATTATATAATTAGGTGTGTTGAGTAATCAACAACGGGTTGAGTTTTATTCTCCAAATGAATATTAGTTCGTTAGGTATTCAGAGAGTGAAGAATTGTGAGGGTAATTGGAGGCCTCAGTTTGTATTGATAATATCTGAACCAACTTCAAATTGAGGGTAATTTAGggtaatttgatatatgttcaaacttcaaattcTGACCTTGGAGGtctcatgagtcatgaccTTATTTCTCGCTGCTTATTTTTTTTAGTGGTTGAGTATACgttttgatatttttatagAATTGGATAGGTGGTTTCGGTAATTTATATGTCGAGCTTTCAAGCCCCTTGTGAGGAGTGTTGATGCCGTGATATGGTTTTGGTGGTTACTGGCTGTTGTTCATTCCCTGTGCATATTATGTAGGTAATACTCCAAAGTTCCCTCGGGTCAGTGTTTGGGATCCCTATAAGCGTCTTTGGTGTTACTCAAGATGCTTCTGAGGAGGAGATTTGGGGATCGCGCAACTTTCTATTGCAACAGTATGCTGGACATGAGAGAAGTGAAGAGTCGATTGAAGCTGCCTTTGAGAAAATATTGATGACAAGCTTTCAGCAGAGGAAGAAAACTATAATTAACTTCTAGAGCAGGTTAAAGAAGAAAGTAGAAGAGTCTCCTCCTTGGGTTAAGAATTTGCTCAAATTCGATACAAAAATGAGAATTACAATTAATGTGATGGATCGaaattgatttaaaaaaaacgtgGCCGTGAAATTTCATAGTCAAGACGCTTCCCTCCTCGACTCGCGGCCTTGCAAAGAGCATTCGGAGATTGGCGTCGAGGCTCTTCCGGTGTTCCTTAAACTGAAACTCGCCGCTCGGATACTCCTCCTTGTCATTCGACGTCTTAGCTGTGACAATATCCTCAGTGTTGATTTTAGCCTCATCAGGCGCCGAAGCGTTGCGGTTTTCATTTGACTCCTCTGGTTTGGTCGAGAGGTGGCACAGGGAGTTGAAGATAGGACGGCGGTACAGGGAATGGAGGAGAGGAGAGTGAAGCATTAACGACGGTGGTGAAGACTCGGCTGTGCG containing:
- the LOC126793860 gene encoding serine protease SPPA, chloroplastic: MSKLILFHALTPIHTRVFTAVVGASLSKPLHSRSPHLFSHSPPPLSLRRRLSLRAFDDSSSSSATKPDESNENGAVSAPEATIEAENAKAISTDKDYPSGEFQFQEAGAWKSFVVKLRMLFAYPWERVKKGSVLTMKLRGQITDQLKSRFSSGLSLPQICENFVKAAHDPRIAGVYLQIESLNCGWGKVEEIRRHILDFRKSGKFVVAYAPACSEKEYYLASACQEIYAPPSAYFSLFGLSVQASFVKGVLEKIGVEPQVERIGKYKSAGDQLARTSMSEENCEMLTALLDNIYGNWLDIISSTRGKGREDIEKFINEGVYQVDKLKEEGWITNIQYDDEVTSMLKERLGVEKEKKLPMVDYRKYSKVRKWTLGLSGGKDKIAIIRASGSISRVRGSFSLPGSSIVGEQFIEKIRTIRESKRYKAAIIRIDSPGGDALASDLMWREIKLLAASKPVVASMSDVAASGGYYMAMAADAIVAENLTLTGSIGVVTGKFNLGKLYEKIGFNKEIISRGKFAEVLAAEQRPFRPEEAELFAKSARNSYKQFRDKAASSRSMTVDKMEEVAQGRVWAGKDAASRGLVDAIGGLSRAVAIAKLKANIPQDTEVTLVELARPSPSLPELLSGVGSTLVGVDQTLRTLLQNLTFSDGVQARMDGIMFQRLEGASNANPIFNLIRDYLGSL
- the LOC126795238 gene encoding E3 ubiquitin-protein ligase AIRP1-like encodes the protein METVPIHIHRFTDVHVEQESVPAFGVDKRPDRMVVKMGYQSASYDRRGPDGPSRRDSIQGYKFNRIFFKLEAIKEKGSPYRLKCKRFFAYLIAEGEKWIDIPEKVHRKAMRRLFRVIDKAVNPDLPIYWQIWEITVRTWEAPPPSPPPSSINFVPATSDSIEDLERLMLQVVGDETCAICLEEYDQPAALVTRLPCSHYFHADCIVLWLHTHHNCPLCRLAMPT